From a single Lineus longissimus chromosome 16, tnLinLong1.2, whole genome shotgun sequence genomic region:
- the LOC135500488 gene encoding uncharacterized protein LOC135500488: protein MTISVHCAGQNIRQTFSFEIKMHVLVTIVSLLFVAVTQGQKSSCTQDGPCKCTFSDGTIDLTPLTPSGTAPKWKDIAPTGGGDYVYSFNPCKDFTETDPSAIVDDCKGVASCQKGNYFSAYYSCGRQSSATFIEAGGKIKLQFKETTTTPERHTEVTLVCSTSESFVVNGEKSGSSPPLFEYTLSSPHACKGGGGGGGGSGAISVGTVLCIVLLVVILVYVIGGVTFMAAVKKVRGPEMIPNVSFWKALPGYVRDGCCFSVSPITKKSDYGKI, encoded by the exons ATGACAATCTCAGTGCACTGCGCCGGGCAGAATATTCGACAGACATTTAGTTTTGAGATAAAGATGCACGTTCTGGTGACAATAGTCTCGTTGCTTTTCGTCGCCGTTACTCAAGGGCAAAAATCATCGTGCACCCAGGACGGCCCTTGCAAATGCACCTTCTCTGATGGTACCATAGATCTGACGCCATTGACGCCAAGTGGTACCGCCCCGAA ATGGAAAGACATAGCGCCGACTGGTGGTGGTGATTACGTCTACTCGTTCAACCCGTGTAAGGATTTCACCGAGACCGATCCCTCAGCGATTGTTGATGACTGCAAAGGAGTGGCG TCTTGCCAAAAGGGGAACTACTTCTCAGCCTACTACAGCTGCGGTAGGCAAAGCAGTGCAACATTCATTGAAGCTGGTGGgaaaatcaaacttcaattcaaGGAGACCACCACCACGCCAGAAAG GCATACGGAAGTAACGTTAGTATGCTCTACCTCGGAGAGCTTTGTGGTAAACGGAGAAAAATCGGGTTCAAGTCCGCCGTTATTT gAGTACACCTTGTCTTCGCCGCATGCCTGCaagggtggtggtggtggcggtggGGGATCTGGAGCGATTAGCGTGGGGACTGTCTTATGTATTGT CCTGCTAGTGGTTATTCTTGTCTATGTCATCGGTGGTGTGACCTTCATGGCTGCAGTGAAGAAGGTTCGAGGTCCTGAGATGATTCCGAATGTCTCCTTCTGGAAAGCTCTGCCGGGTTACGTAAGG GATGGTTGCTGCTTCTCAGTATCTCCCATCACGAAAAAATCGGACTACGGGAAGATTTAG